From Melitaea cinxia chromosome 23, ilMelCinx1.1, whole genome shotgun sequence, the proteins below share one genomic window:
- the LOC123665079 gene encoding nucleolar protein 12, with protein sequence MDYVVGSVAALISGNVTPNRPKRLKKAATPMKHQPSPNVTPKSEFVDDRSIFLSPSMQKKKAIVKKSPKRIFENPDLDVTKEDEKSATITSPKADKVKKHLKEDLDANFVASQIMLSPKSPNDEQEKEPKSPSSKKKLKISEDNVTNVNDSPSKKRKRRKSVADREILEYHDENIAEEKENIASNVNATESAKPKKKAKKPKLVSEEIVEKEPDTNTNDERNLKRKKKNKSNRPPVEQNIETISNELQSQSPKKKNKKRKNKKQKAIDKVEFKSNTNLEDINNKNSTDGETKTESIMEDVNKQLSTTKSQSSKKKNKKKNKKQKAIDKVVSQSNSNLEDIHNKDSTDDETKTESITEDINEQSTTKSQSSKKKNKKRNNKQTSNDNIESVNVNANAITNKDTDSEHESDDEIESEDDEINKKSLETAPSDSSENESEDVAKKEKNVAKSEAKKETHVATEDEVKKTIFVGNVPFSSKCKKEIKKIFSEYGQIETVRIRTIPVKDARVTPKLAVIKNELHPDRSTVNVYVKYADPSCVDRALAANNTVLNGNHLRVSRSDTTGAEHDPKCAIFVGNIPFALEDEALRAKFEKCGEIESVRIVRDAKTNAGKGFGYVNFASKDGVELALALTEEDLTIKNRILRVKRCTQPTQKKLNDNKCNRNTQVYNSNANNKFNRNTHGNNNNPNNKFDKNTQGYDRNPDNKFNRNTQGYNRNVNQKFEGKFQGKQNDDRADGAYRRVMNKRKYQDDNDGPPNKRQNTNQPRREKKERKEFVGMTAEKKKKQKFNKGQKKKKVLSEILTKK encoded by the exons atggaTTACGTGGTAGGCAGTGTCGCTGCCTTAATATCAGGTAACGTAACGCCGAACCGCCCCAAGAGATTAAAAAAAGCGGCTACACCTATGAAACATCAGCCCTCGCCTAACGTGACACCAAAAAGTGAGTTTGTAGACGACAGGTCTATATTTTTATCACCTTCAATGCAAAAGAAAAAGGCTATAGTTAAAAAATCACCTAAAAGAATATTCGAGAACCCAGATTTAGATGTTACTAAGGAAGACGAGAAGAGTGCGACCATAACTAGCCCCAAGGCTGATAAAGTAAAGAAGCATCTCAAAGAAGACTTGGACGCGAATTTTGTAGCTAGCCAAATTATGTTAAGTCCTAAATCACCAAATGATGAACAAGAGAAAGAACCTAAATCACCATCATCaaagaaaaaattgaaaataagtgAAGATAATGTTACTAATGTGAACGACAGTCCatcaaaaaaaaggaaaaggcGTAAATCAGTCGCTGACCGAGAAATTTTGGAATATCATGATGAAAATATTgctgaagaaaaagaaaatattgcaTCAAATGTAAATGCAACTGAAAGTGCGAAACCTAAAAAGAAGGCTAAAAAGCCAAAATTGGTATCTGAAGAGATAGTTGAGAAGGAACCAGATACAAACACAAATGACGAACGAAACTTaaaaaggaagaaaaaaaataaatcaaatcgaCCTCCAGTAGAACAAAACATAGAAACAATAAGTAATGAATTACAATCACAAAGccctaaaaagaaaaacaaaaaaaggaaaaataaaaagcaaaaagcTATTGACAAAGTTGAGTTTAAAAGCAATACAAACTTGGaggatattaataataaaaattcaacagATGGTGAAACTAAAACAGAATCAATAATGGAAGATGTTAATAAACAATTATCAACAACTAAATCACAATcttctaaaaagaaaaacaaaaagaaaaataaaaagcaaaaagcTATTGACAAAGTTGTGTCTCAAAGCAACTCAAACTTGGAGGATATTCACAATAAAGATTCAACAGATGATGAAACTAAAACAGAATCAATAACGGAAGATATTAATGAACAATCAACAACTAAATCACAATcttctaaaaagaaaaacaaaaaacgaaataacaaacaaacatccAATGATAACATTGAAAGCGTAAATGTAAACGCAAACGCAATTACAAACAAAGACACCGACTCCGAACACGAGTCAGACGATGAAATAGAATCGGAAgatgatgaaataaacaaaaagtctCTTGAAACCGCTCCCTCCGATAGTTCCGAGAACGAAAGTGAAGATGTAGCAAAGAAGGAAAAGAACGTGGCTAAAAGTGAAGCTAAGAAAGAAACCCACGTTGCTACAGAGGATGAAGTTAAGAAAACAATCTTTGTAGGCAATGTGCCATTTAGCAGTAAATGTAAGAAGGAGATTAAGAAGATCTTCAGTGAATACGGTCAAATTGAAACTGTTAG AATACGCACGATACCAGTAAAGGACGCTAGAGTGACTCCTAAGTTAGCTGTGATCAAGAATGAGCTACATCCCGACCGTAGCACTGTCAATGTTTATGTGAAATATGCTGACCCTAGCTGTGTGGACAGG GCCTTGGCAGCTAATAATACGGTCCTAAATGGTAATCATCTGAGAGTATCTCGTAGTGACACAACTGGCGCAGAACACGATCCAAAGTGCGCAATTTTTGTCGGAAATATACCGTTTGCTTTAGAGGATGAAGCTCTGAGGGCTAAGTTTGAGAAATGTGGGGAAATCGAGTCTGTACGGATTGTAAGAGACGCGAAAACAAATGCTGGAAAAG GATTTGGGTACGTGAACTTTGCTTCTAAAGATGGCGTAGAATTAGCGTTAGCACTCACAGAAGAAGATCTAACGATAAAAAACAGAATATTAAGAGTGAAAAGATGTACTCAGCCTacacagaaaaaattaaatgataataaatgtaatagaaACACACAAGTTTATAATAGTAATGCAAATAATAAGTTTAATAGAAACACGcatggtaataataataatccgaATAATAAGTTTGATAAGAATACACAAGGTTATGATAGAAATCCGGATAATAAGTTTAATAGAAATACGCAAGGATATAATAGAAATGTTAATCAAAAGTTCGAAGGCAAATTTCAAGGAAAACAGAATGACGACAGGGCAGACGGAGCTTATAGACGTGTAATGAATAAAAGGAAATATCAG GATGATAACGACGGGCCTCCCAACAAACGTCAAAACACGAACCAACCGCGCAGAGAGAAGAAGGAGAG